A region of the Larimichthys crocea isolate SSNF chromosome XVIII, L_crocea_2.0, whole genome shotgun sequence genome:
CATTGAACTCGCACAGTTTGGTTTTTAGGAGGCCATTCCCCTCCAGAGATCATCATGccaaacattaatataataacGTGGTTTTCTTCTTTGCCTATAGAAAAATGTTCATGTATGTCTTCGTACCGGTGGCTGTCTGTTTCATCTATCGTTGGTACAAGGAACGCAAAAGAGTGCCCAACAAGGGGAATAAATACGTCTACATCACTGGCTGTGACAGTGGATTTGGTAACGTCCTCGCGAAACACCTGGACCAGCTGGGCTTCTGTGTGATTGCAAGCTGTTACACAGAGAATGGTGAAGACGAGCTGAAGAAGAACGCCTCCGGCAGACTGACCACCATTCACCTGGATGTCACCGACTCTGAGAGCGTCAGGAAAGCAGCGGCGTTCATCAAGTCTGTGGTTGGAGAGAAAGGTGAgtggctttgttttttgtttttttcacttctaGATGATGCAAAGTGCGTGTGAGTATTCTGATTCTCAACTCATTGTGTTTATTGTCTCATCATCAGGCTTGTGGGCTGTCGTGAACAACGCCGGAGTCTCTGTGCCATCCGGTCCCACCGACTGGCTCACCATCGATGATTTCAAGTCCATGATATCTGTCAATCTGTACGGCGTCATCGACGTAACGCTGAGCGTCCTCCCTCTCATCAAGATGACCAAGGGCAGAGTGGTGAACGTCGCCAGTGTGTTTGGGCGAATCAGCCCGTTCGGCGGACCTTACTGTGTATCCAAGTACGGAGTGGAGTCCTTCAATGACAGCCTGCGGTGAGACGACATGTAACTGGCTCatgctgtatatacagtacattattaTTCTCACGAGTGGCGTCTCGACTTACAGTAACCCTCTTTGTGTTCCAGTTTAAACATGGCACCGTTTGGAGTGAAGGTCGCGTGCATTGAGCCAGGCTTCTTCAAAACGAATGTGACTGATACGGCGTTGGTAAAAGATAACATAAGGAACCTCTGGGACAAGTTGCCTCAGGATATAAAGGACGACTATGGAAAAGGTTTCCTGGCATCATGTGAGTTACTGCATCTTTTGTTTCCAATTTCCATCACCACTTATTCTTATGAGGGCtgcagggggctggagctgatcccagctgacactgggcgagagacaagtcgccagttctgctgtaaataaataattatgttgcctattttttttttcttgttcttctctttttctctccactgttCAAACGgaggctttatttatttctgctattagaggcaatattatttatacatatcTTTCATTATTGTGATGTATGTTCACATGTAGGATACAAAGAATAATTAGTGCTGCATTCACAGTCAAATTAATTCCCCAAATGAACCGGGTCTCTTAATTTTAAACTCTTGAATCTACAAGCCCTAAAAATACTGAAGGTACTAAAGGTGCAATCATCTTTGAGACTAAATCCTTCCTTAGAACAAACACGAGGAAACATTTTGAAGATCTCTTAAATAGAGGAAGAAGAGTGTGGAGCATAATTTGTTGACAGTAGTCAAGATGAGAGACAGTTTGACGGGTAACAGCACAGACACTGAATATTGTAAGCTTCCAGAAAGTTTCTGCAAAGAGGCAATCACTGTTGATAACAGCTGTTTTATCTGGTCTAAGGCTGTTCGGCCACACTGATATGTTTCAACCTTTAGcccttttgtcatttttgcgTTAAATATTCAGCATGACTCCACATGCTGCTTTTGTCTGGGTTTGATTGATTAGAGGGAGAGCACTGGTCTGACTTTGGTCTCTGATGGTATGTATAGAAATAAAtcctgattttcttttcttttgttgagGATCTGATGCCCATCGGTGGCACAGAAATTCAATTTTATAATGAAATAATCATCCTGTGTCGTAGGAGCTTAATTATTTTCTGTAATTAGGCTCACTCAGCTCATCATAATTCAGAACTTATCTATTTTTAGTTTGAATGtttcctgaaaaaaacattgtatgCATTTCTGTAGACAAATTACATATTTCTGCCAGTTCAGCTGATCTTCTAGCTTAGTGTTTAATTGTGGTTCGTTATTTGATAGTGTACTAATTGAACCTTGTCTGTATTTCACCTCTTAGCACTGCCAAAATTACAAAGCTCCTTCTGagaaagtaattaattaattattaatgaactGAAATGCTTCTCTTTCAGCTCTTGACAAGTTGGATTCGAGGTTCAGGCAGTTGACGGACAGTGACCTGATGAAGGTGATCAGCTGTATGGAGCACGCCGTCTCTGCCGTTCACCCTCGCACTCGCTACTCTCCTGGATGGGACGCAAAGTTGCTGTGGTTGCCTCTGTCGTACATGCCAACCTGCATCACGGATAGACTTTTTATTCTAACCAACCCCAGACCAGAATTATCTGCACCGTAGTTTCTGTCAGATGAGTTTGTGGAGAAAAGTTTAAGGTCACACATGCATCTTTCATTTGCACTGCAATCAATGTTTGCACATAAAACTTTATACTATTGACAGCAATCTATAAAATGCCTGTATTGGAaaacttgtttgtcttttcattatttgtttgAGGTGCAAACACAGAGTTTGGGCTCAGATGTTGAGTTCTCATAGTGGATTTAAGGTGAAAGAGGAATGGTTTTACCTGAAACATGGGTCATGTTATCTGGTGAAGTCTATTGTGCAACACCATGCTAGTGAAACATTTAGCCCTGCTGTCATATCCACTATGGACTTTGATTCTGTAGACAAACACAATCAGAAAGGATCGTCACTGCATTCAGTTTACTCATATTCTCTGTTGAGGAAGACGCATCTTCATCTAAACAACTGCAGCCATGGTATGtttgcagttttattattattattattatacatttaatattgttttatca
Encoded here:
- the dhrs9 gene encoding dehydrogenase/reductase SDR family member 9 isoform X1, with the translated sequence MISIIRLKMFMYVFVPVAVCFIYRWYKERKRVPNKGNKYVYITGCDSGFGNVLAKHLDQLGFCVIASCYTENGEDELKKNASGRLTTIHLDVTDSESVRKAAAFIKSVVGEKGLWAVVNNAGVSVPSGPTDWLTIDDFKSMISVNLYGVIDVTLSVLPLIKMTKGRVVNVASVFGRISPFGGPYCVSKYGVESFNDSLRLNMAPFGVKVACIEPGFFKTNVTDTALVKDNIRNLWDKLPQDIKDDYGKGFLASSLDKLDSRFRQLTDSDLMKVISCMEHAVSAVHPRTRYSPGWDAKLLWLPLSYMPTCITDRLFILTNPRPELSAP
- the dhrs9 gene encoding dehydrogenase/reductase SDR family member 9 isoform X2, producing MFMYVFVPVAVCFIYRWYKERKRVPNKGNKYVYITGCDSGFGNVLAKHLDQLGFCVIASCYTENGEDELKKNASGRLTTIHLDVTDSESVRKAAAFIKSVVGEKGLWAVVNNAGVSVPSGPTDWLTIDDFKSMISVNLYGVIDVTLSVLPLIKMTKGRVVNVASVFGRISPFGGPYCVSKYGVESFNDSLRLNMAPFGVKVACIEPGFFKTNVTDTALVKDNIRNLWDKLPQDIKDDYGKGFLASSLDKLDSRFRQLTDSDLMKVISCMEHAVSAVHPRTRYSPGWDAKLLWLPLSYMPTCITDRLFILTNPRPELSAP